The DNA region AGCCGTACAGATTCAGTACCGATCAGAGGTTGGAGAAGAAGATTACGAAGAACGATTTACAGAGGCTTTTGAGAAAGATCGGGTATTGCTCCGTACCACTAAAGGGATTCATAGGGATGATTATGTTTTTAAAATAGATAATTATGCACTTAAAAAATATGGTTCTCAAGGCCAGCAGAAGTCTTTTGTGATCAGTTTGAAACTTGCACAATTTGATATTGTCTATCGTTATACGAGTAGTAAGCCTTTATTACTTCTCGATGATATTTTCGATAAACTAGATGATTTCCGAATCAAGCAGCTTCTAGAAATGGTAGCTACAAATAAGTTTGGACAGATTTTTATCACTGATGCAAGGCCCGAACGAAGTCGGAAATTACTTGAAGATGTTGAAAGTGAAGTGCAGTTTACGGATGTAAGTAGGTTTCGCCCAATGAGAAAAGAGGATTAATTTATATAGAAGTGCAGAAATAGCGCTAACCTAAAAAAGAGATTTTATGTCGAATGATGGAAAAGTGAAGTACCGTTACCGTCAGTACAATGTTCCTCCAAAAAAACATGAAACGGTAAGTATAAAAAAGACCATGCAAAACATCATGAAGTCTTATCAGATGGAGGCACGTTATAATAATGCGATGGTAACCAAACTGTGGGCAAATATCACAGGGGCATCTATAGCAAGCCGTACACAACGTGTTTTTATAAAGAAAAAGGTACTTTATGTAGAATTGAATTCTGCACCACTTCGTCAAGAATTAAATATGAAAAGAGATAGACTTGTACAGCTCGTAAATCAGCATATGGAGGCAAATGCTGTAGAGGAAGTGAAATTTATCTAATAATAAGTTCAACTTGATTAAGAAATATTCTCAAGTAGTAAGTGTAATTTTACAGATAGTATTGTTCACTTTAAAGAGTAATACAATTTAAGTATAGAGGAAGAAGGAATGAATCTGACTCTTCGGAACTTTTTCAATATTAAGAGCTCCGAGTAGTATTTTGTATATTCCGAATAGAGTCAAAAAGATAGCATTATGGAAAACAATTATGTGGTGATCATGGCGGGAGGAGTCGGAAGTAGATTCTGGCCTTTTAGTCGTCAAAATTTCCCGAAGCAGTTTCAAGATATCTTAGGAACAGGGCGTTCGATGATTCAACAAACCGTCGATCGTTTTGAAGGTATTTGCCCAAAGGAAAATGTGTATGTAGTCACCAATGAATCTTACTACGACCTAATTAAAGAACATTTACCTTTCATTGCTGACCATCAAATACTGTTAGAGCCTGCTCGAAAAAATACAGCTCCA from Sediminitomix flava includes:
- a CDS encoding DUF721 domain-containing protein, whose translation is MSNDGKVKYRYRQYNVPPKKHETVSIKKTMQNIMKSYQMEARYNNAMVTKLWANITGASIASRTQRVFIKKKVLYVELNSAPLRQELNMKRDRLVQLVNQHMEANAVEEVKFI